CGTAGTTGCCCGCGAAAATAGAGATTTCCCCGAGATAAGGGTAGCCTTCTCGGCGCATCATGAATCCAGATTCGTTGGTGTCTGTTTCTTCATGGTTTGTTTGTTCTGTTTGGGGAGCGACATATTCGGCGCTTTCGCTCCATGCGTCTTTCATACGCCCCCAAAAACCCTTTGAAGAAGTAGCATCTGAACGGTGATCTTCTAAAATAGTGGTGTCTTTCATAGTATTTCCAGAATTTAATAAATAGGATATGTGAGTTTTCTTATTGTTTTAACAATTATTTAAGCTGCTAACCAAACACATCATTTTATGCTAACCAAATCATGTAGATTTTTACACTTATATTAATTTTTTATCCGGAAAAAATTAATATAAGTTTTATATGAACTGATTGCAAGTCCTTTAGATTTTTGAGGATAAAGTCAAGTAAGTAACAAATTATAAATAGCTTATATTATTTTGTATATTGCCTTTTTTTTGGTTAAAATAGTCTAATTATGGGTCGGGTCAATAAATCAACCGTTGTGGTCTTAGTTAATGCCAAGATTTAGATGGCTAAATTGATTGAAAACCAAAAGAGATGCTGGCAAAACAGAGGCTTATTTATTTTTTATTTGCGTGCTTATTCACCTCAACTCAATATATAGCTAAAACGCTGTGGCGTATAATGAAAACCAAACAGATTGATCCCGAACATTATTTGGACAAGGAGACTCTCTTTTATTACACAAATCGTTGTTTTGCTCGTTTGGGGGATAAATGATCAATTCAGTTCGCAACTTTTAATGTAAACTAATTTTAAGCAGTTTCTTATATTTAAGGCAAAAAATATCCTATCTTGACGTTCATAGTGTATTACAAAAGTGATTAAATTTAGCTCCACATGTAAAAAATGTGTTCAACTATATTGAGCCAGCCTTTAACATAAAAGGATTTTAATGCTTTAACGTGGGATAAGGGTTGATCAAGTCCAAGCCTGCCTTCTACGCGCAGCCAAGACTGCAGATGGCCTTCTTTTGTGCGGCCAAAAGAAGCAAGGTAGCTGAGCGTAGTCAAAGTTAAACCAGTCCCGACCCTTCTATTCAAAAATAATGGAGGAAATCTCGTAATTGCGTAAATGCAGGTTTTAGAAGGGTTTGTTCCAATCACGAATAAACCGAAAAGCCCCATCGGGGTAGTATCTTAGTAGAAATCGGTTTCCAAATACACAACAAAGCCCCGTAGGGGTGGTCTCTATATATGACGAAGCATAACTGGTTGAGTGAAGCCTAAGCCCAGTGGCTAAGCGTAGTCGGCGGACTTTTCTAAGCGTTGCCCTGCCATTATTGAACAATACCTTATACTATAAGATAGAGGCGATCTTAGTACCATATATTTTTTCGTAACCGCCAGCGTATAAAGCCCAATACAACGACCAAAAGCGACGGAAACAGGATAGCAAACCACTTGATTGCCCCTTTCGTGCCATCGCTCACGGGATCCAATGGACGCGGATTTAATTGCTTGCTCCGAATCGAAGAAAGGGTTTGGTCTTGCAAAAGCCAGTCAATGGCATTCATTGCAAAAATCAGGCTGCCTTCTGGTGGTTGCCCCACGATCCCTTCGTTCATAAAGTCGCCATCGCCCAATACAAGCAAACGTGTTGAGGTCCCAACTTTATTGGCCTCAAATACACTCGGAAAATGGCCTTCATAGGTCGCACCCAAAACATATGGCCCTCCCGAATAAATCGGATTTGGATCTGCATTGGGGTTTGGTTGGATGTTAAACACGTTCTTTTGTACGGAACTGTTTGGCGAGGAATAGATCAGGGGAATTGCCTTTATGGCTTTTGGGGCTTTGCCTAGATCTAACGTACTTACAAATGGCAGGAGCATCTCCCGTACTCCCTCTGTAATGGGATGCGGGTTAAATTGTGTAACGATCGGTAAAAACGCATATGGAATTTGCATCGTAAAAGGGCCATTTTGTGCAGATATTGGCGCACTTTGGCGGTCTTGTACCAAGTTGGGTTGGAGTACGATGCCATATTTTTCCAAGAGCTGCTCCAAGCCTGTATCTAAGATGCTGGCTGTTCCGGTTTGGATGCTTGCATTGATCCGGTTTAGGAAAAAGCCCACTTTTCCGCCTTGCATCACATAATCATCTAATGCCTGAAGTGCCGACACGGACAAAGGTGAAGACGGCGCAATAATCAATAAAACATCTGGTTTATTAGAAAATTGCCCTGTAGAGTCCACCTCAACTTGAAGAATTGTATAGCTTTTCTCTAAGCCCTGCTTCCAAAAACGCATCACCTCGTCGGGGTTGGGTTCGCCATTACCCGTTAGAAATCCAATTTTGGGTAGGTTTTCCGAGGAAAGTTTTCGGATAGCCGTGGTAAGCTCATACTCTAAATTAGACAAATCCTGAACAACGGGAAGCACCTCGTTTTGTCCACCATATGAAACAGTAAGTCCCATATAAGCATTTTTGATCTGCAAAGCATCGTTCTCCATTACCTGAACTTGGATGGGTGGTACACCAGCTTCATTGGCGGTTTTCTTGCTCTTTTCGTCATCTGGACTGATAAATTGGTATTGGAATTTCTGCCCTGCAAAAGCACGGTATTCATTTAGTTTATCTTGCAAGAGTCGCCGATTTGCGTTGTAAGGAGCCGGAAGATTGTCTGTAAAATAAACCTTCACCGTAACGGGGTCTTTCAGTTTTTGCACCATTTCGATGGAGGAGGGCGCAAGGGTAAACACTTGGTCATCGGTCAGATCTAAACGGCTAAACCACTGTAGGCCCAAGAGGTTTAGCACCACCAAAATGGCACCAATGAGCAAGATGGAAATTTTTGAAGTAAGATTATGTTTGATGTTTAACATGGTTCAGCCCGTTTATATGTCTCGTTTAGCAAGGTTGTGTGCCGTCATCAAACCAAAGAAAAGCATGAGTGAAGCGTAGTACAACAAATCGCGGGTGTCTATTACGCCCCTCATCAGGTTGTTGTAGTGGTAGTCGGTTCCAAGATACTCCACGACATTGCCAAACGTTGCCGGAAGCAGGGGCGCAGATTTATCCAAAAGAAAGAATACAAGAATGATTACAAAACCAAGTAGATAAGCTACAATTTGGTTACGTGTTAGGCTTGAGGCGTAAATGCCAATGACCGCACAGGTTAAGCCATACAGTGCCATTCCGATATAGCCACCAGTGGTTGCGCCAGCATCCATATTTCCGAGTGCGGCAATAATAAAAACATAGACCAATGTAAATGAAATGGCGATAAGGCACAAAACGGTGGTTGCAAGAAGCTTTGCCAGAATAACTTGCCAATCGCGAAGGGGCATGGTGAGCAATAACTCTAAAGTGCCACTACGCCTTTCTTCTGCAAAGGCTCCCATCGTAAGCGCGGGAACAAAGAACATAAAGAGCAAAGGCGTCATGTCAAAGATTTGCTGTACGGTTGCGATATTGTTAATAAACAAGCTGTTGCCAAAAAACCATCCGGTGATAAGCAAGAAAAAGACCAGTACCACATAACCCGTAAGCCCATCAAAGTAAGCCTTTAACTCGCGGCGTGCAATCAACCAACTTTGGGCAATTTTGTGAAGCATCACATTCATTTTTCTAATTCTTTCAAGAGGTTGTGACCAAGCGGAAGATTTCTTCCAGATTTACTTTTTCCCGATAAAGCTCGGTAAGCACCCAGTTTTGTGCCACTGCCAACCGGAATAATTCAGGCCGGATGTCTGGCTCCGACACATACATTAGGTTGAGGATTAGCGTATTTTCTTGTCGTTCGGAACTTTGCAAAGACAAGCCTTCAATGCTTTCTAAAACTGGCATCACCGCTTCTTGGCTTACTTCCAGAATACCCAAACGGATATTCTGACCGCCTGAAAAGGCCGCTTTTAGCTCAGACATGGTTCCATCCGCAACCAATTTCCCAGACGCAACAATGAGCGCCCGTTCACAAATGGCCTCCACCTCCGATAAAATATGGGTCGAGAGAATCACCGTTTTATCGTCCCCCAAATGGCGGATCAAATCCAGAATTTCGCCTTTCTGGTTGGGATCAAGACCCGATGTAGGCTCATCTAAAATCAGCACATCAGGGTCATGAATGAGGGCTTGCGCCAAACCAACCCGCTGTTTGAACCCTTTGGAAAGTGTTCCAATTTGCTTGTGTAACATGTCCTTTAGCCCACATCGAGCGCCATATTCTATGACACGGTTGCGCAACTTGGCCTTCTCTATGCCGCGCAATGCCGCCGTATAATGTAGGTAGTCAAAAACATTCATGTCTTCGTAAAGTGGATTTTGCTCTGGCAAATACCCAATTTTACGACGAATTTCTATGCTGTGTTCAAGAATGCTCAAACCATCAATTTTTGCATTTCCTGAAGTTGGCGGCAAAAAGCAGGTAAGCATCTTCATCGTGGTGGTTTTCCCCGCACCATTTGGCCCCAGAAAACCCGTAATTTGGCCTTTGGAAATCGAAAAAGACAACGCGCTGACCGCCGGATCAGTCCCATAGGTCTTAGACAAAGACAAAACTTCTATCATATATCCATCGTCTTATGAATGAAAGATGCGAAAAAATAAACCTTTTTAGGGCTGGATTGTATAGTCAGGCTTTAACCAAATTTGTTAAGGTGGTTAAAACCCGTAAAACACAAAAGTAAGTGGTTTTGGGCAAACCAATGTCCGAAAATCCATGAAAAAAAACAAACGTCGTTACACCCAGATAAAGAAATGCAGATGGTTTCCATTGGGCATTTTTTTACCGTATTATACTGTTCTTCCAAAACTTACCTTTAAATTGGAGGACTACATGGATGGACATGTTCTGATCCTAAACCAAGACTATCGGCCCATTGGTGTAAGTACGGTTCAACGTGCAGTTACTTTAGTACTCTTGGAAAAAGCCGATTTGGTGGCCGATAAATCCTCCAGAAAAATACGGGCCGCTGATTTTGTTTTCCCCTTTCCAAGTGTCATTCGTCTAAAACGCTATGTTTCCGTTCCGTATCGCAACGTAATATTGTCACGCAAAAACATCTTGCGGCGAGACCACTTCCGGTGTCAATATTGTCAATCCACCCAACGCTTAACCATAGATCACGTTCTTCCGAGATCGCGAGGTGGCAAAGACACATGGGAAAATTTGGTAACGGCTTGTATGCCTTGTAATACCCGCAAAGGAAACCGCACCCCAGAAGAGGCGGGCATAACCTTGCGGTACAAGCCTTATCGTCCAAGTCATGTGCTGTTTATCCGTGACTACGTCGGGCATTTGGAGGATGAATGGAAGCCCTTTCTTTTTTTAGATTAAACTGTAACCTATCCAGAACTGAAATCGTTAGTCCTAAAACACTCCTTCCACTTAATCCAAATGAACATGAACATGAACAAACGTAACTTTTTGGGCGGATTATTATTGACCTTCTTTCTTTCCGCAATCACTGCCTTCGCACAAAATGAAAATTGGACTACCGACAAACGAAACGTCCAAAGTTTCAAAGCGATTTCTTTCGAAACTGCTGGCGATTTATATATTTATATTGGTGATCGCTTCAGTGTTGAGGTGGAGGGAAGTCCCGAAACGGTTGGCAAAATCGTAACAGAAGTTGCTAACCAAACACTGATTATCAAAAACAAACAACGTATCTTTACGTGGAATTCCAAACAAAACCCACTTAAAATTCGTGTTCGTCTCCCGCTTTTGGAGAGAATGGACTTAAGTGGCTCTGGAGATGTCGAAGTCAAAGGGGTGATCCGTCAAGCACGCTTCGAGGCAAATCTTTCCGGCTCTGCGGATGTCAGCATCGAAAAAGTTGCTGTTCGTGACTTGCAAATCCGCCTTTCCGGATCGGGAGATATCACCTTTGCGGGTGGAAATGCAGATTCTGGCGACCTCCGCCTTTCGGGATCAGGTGCGATTATGGCGCGGAATGTACAACTTACCGATGGGCGTGCAAATCTCTCTGGTTCCGGAAAAATTGAAATTTGGGGGATGCGGTATTTAGACCTCGAATTGGGAGGTTCTGGCTCTATCGGCTACCGTGGCAACCCACAAATTTCCAAAGAAGTGGACGGATCTGGCTCGGTGCGCCGTCTTCAATGAGAAGCGTATGAAGGCAGAACCTAAGCCTTTATGAAGCGTTTGGCTGTTCTACACCCGAACGCTTTTTTTATGTCTAAATTTACCAAATACTTCTGGCTGATCCCCGCAACACTTATGGCTTTGCTCATCCATCAAGCCTATATTGCTTATAGCCTGCAAAATACAATGAATAATGGTTTTGCGACTATGGCCAAAGTCAAAAACTTAGAGGTCAAAGACATGGTTGCGCAGTCTCACGGCTTGGTGGAATTGGAAGTGCCCCTAAAAGAAGGTGGCATCTTGGTCAAAAAAATGACCATACCCGCCGCGTGGGTCTATACCTTGGGTAAACGTACCTTAAACGAAATGCCCGTACATGTACTACCCGGGACAGGCGAAGAGGTCATTATGGACGACATTGCAAGGGTTCAGATGCGCACACTCATCATCAATATTGCCATTCTGGTGCTGTTCATCGCCATGACCACTGGTGGGGTATGGGCTTGGGTGCAATATCTGAAAAAACATGGCGACCCTTCCCGACGCCATGTCCCCGATGCCGTTCCCGTCTAACTTGGGAACAAAATATCGGTATTACCATACTAAAACAAGAAGGGCTTGCCCAAACTAGTTTTTTGCAAACCACTATATTTCAACAATCACGTACTCCTATGAACGATGATAGAAGCTCCGCCGGAACAGTCCTCATGGTACTTTCTGCCTTTATTGGTGGCATTGGTTTAGGCATCTTGCTTGCGCCTCGCTCTGGCGAAGAAATCCGACGGACGATTGGCAATGAAGTCCGTAAACAACGGGATGCGGCAACACGCCAAGCCCGACATCTGGCCGACGAAACAGCGCGTAGGTATGTGCCCTTGCACGACGACGACGAGCAAGAGTGGGCCAATATTGGGAAAGGACTCACCAAAGAACTGTCTCGTCTCTAATCCGGAAATTCTAATTACCTTTTCATATTAGACATATAATTAATATGCCTTACCCCGAATATTTGCTTACCCCAATGCGGGAAGAACTTACCCGCTTGGGTGTACAAGAGTTAAAAACTGCCGAGGCAGTGGACGATGCGATGGATGCCGCACAAGAAGGGACTTCCTTGTTTATTGTTAATTCGGTATGTGGTTGTGCAGCTGCCAATGCCCGCCCGGCTGTTGCCTTGGCCACGCAAGCAGAGGTACAACCAGACCGAATCTTTACGGTTTTTGCGGGACAAGACTTGGACGCAACCACGCAATTCCGATCTTATTTGCCCGGCGTTCCGCCTTCTTCACCGTCCATGTTCTTATTCAAGAATGGGGAACCGGTATATCTTATTGA
Above is a window of Rhodothermia bacterium DNA encoding:
- a CDS encoding BrxA/BrxB family bacilliredoxin, whose amino-acid sequence is MNMPYPEYLLTPMREELTRLGVQELKTAEAVDDAMDAAQEGTSLFIVNSVCGCAAANARPAVALATQAEVQPDRIFTVFAGQDLDATTQFRSYLPGVPPSSPSMFLFKNGEPVYLIERRFIEGRSAQSIGMDLVNAYRKYVGTEEMPDVPEIPDVPMPQFAMGGRPGSFRSIM
- a CDS encoding HNH endonuclease is translated as MDGHVLILNQDYRPIGVSTVQRAVTLVLLEKADLVADKSSRKIRAADFVFPFPSVIRLKRYVSVPYRNVILSRKNILRRDHFRCQYCQSTQRLTIDHVLPRSRGGKDTWENLVTACMPCNTRKGNRTPEEAGITLRYKPYRPSHVLFIRDYVGHLEDEWKPFLFLD
- a CDS encoding ATP-binding cassette domain-containing protein — its product is MIEVLSLSKTYGTDPAVSALSFSISKGQITGFLGPNGAGKTTTMKMLTCFLPPTSGNAKIDGLSILEHSIEIRRKIGYLPEQNPLYEDMNVFDYLHYTAALRGIEKAKLRNRVIEYGARCGLKDMLHKQIGTLSKGFKQRVGLAQALIHDPDVLILDEPTSGLDPNQKGEILDLIRHLGDDKTVILSTHILSEVEAICERALIVASGKLVADGTMSELKAAFSGGQNIRLGILEVSQEAVMPVLESIEGLSLQSSERQENTLILNLMYVSEPDIRPELFRLAVAQNWVLTELYREKVNLEEIFRLVTTS
- a CDS encoding Gldg family protein, which translates into the protein MKHNLTSKISILLIGAILVVLNLLGLQWFSRLDLTDDQVFTLAPSSIEMVQKLKDPVTVKVYFTDNLPAPYNANRRLLQDKLNEYRAFAGQKFQYQFISPDDEKSKKTANEAGVPPIQVQVMENDALQIKNAYMGLTVSYGGQNEVLPVVQDLSNLEYELTTAIRKLSSENLPKIGFLTGNGEPNPDEVMRFWKQGLEKSYTILQVEVDSTGQFSNKPDVLLIIAPSSPLSVSALQALDDYVMQGGKVGFFLNRINASIQTGTASILDTGLEQLLEKYGIVLQPNLVQDRQSAPISAQNGPFTMQIPYAFLPIVTQFNPHPITEGVREMLLPFVSTLDLGKAPKAIKAIPLIYSSPNSSVQKNVFNIQPNPNADPNPIYSGGPYVLGATYEGHFPSVFEANKVGTSTRLLVLGDGDFMNEGIVGQPPEGSLIFAMNAIDWLLQDQTLSSIRSKQLNPRPLDPVSDGTKGAIKWFAILFPSLLVVVLGFIRWRLRKNIWY
- a CDS encoding YtxH domain-containing protein; the protein is MNDDRSSAGTVLMVLSAFIGGIGLGILLAPRSGEEIRRTIGNEVRKQRDAATRQARHLADETARRYVPLHDDDEQEWANIGKGLTKELSRL
- a CDS encoding ABC transporter permease, with product MAQSWLIARRELKAYFDGLTGYVVLVFFLLITGWFFGNSLFINNIATVQQIFDMTPLLFMFFVPALTMGAFAEERRSGTLELLLTMPLRDWQVILAKLLATTVLCLIAISFTLVYVFIIAALGNMDAGATTGGYIGMALYGLTCAVIGIYASSLTRNQIVAYLLGFVIILVFFLLDKSAPLLPATFGNVVEYLGTDYHYNNLMRGVIDTRDLLYYASLMLFFGLMTAHNLAKRDI
- a CDS encoding DUF2807 domain-containing protein — translated: MNKRNFLGGLLLTFFLSAITAFAQNENWTTDKRNVQSFKAISFETAGDLYIYIGDRFSVEVEGSPETVGKIVTEVANQTLIIKNKQRIFTWNSKQNPLKIRVRLPLLERMDLSGSGDVEVKGVIRQARFEANLSGSADVSIEKVAVRDLQIRLSGSGDITFAGGNADSGDLRLSGSGAIMARNVQLTDGRANLSGSGKIEIWGMRYLDLELGGSGSIGYRGNPQISKEVDGSGSVRRLQ